In Bactrocera oleae isolate idBacOlea1 chromosome 3, idBacOlea1, whole genome shotgun sequence, a genomic segment contains:
- the LOC106619519 gene encoding cytoplasmic dynein 2 light intermediate chain 1 gives MKGQFFHTGLQFFKRISKMFEKRDNKQAGDKRETIQEIAIKLAEEQLRTLQLESGPKERTVFVLGSRGAGKSTALHKFFEREDNPRPTLALEYSYGRRTSGTQKQVLNIWELGALDNAEQLISVPLRTHGLENFAAIIMLDLSQPKRVWPELERIYQALRSTSSKLLSPDEEQMYRERMADRLKKDHNDLECLELMSFPIVIVGGKYDLFKDFDAELKQHICHCLRSMAHLIGGSVLFYSNKIPKLAKTLRDTISHLGFGSPTHPFRSHVTDSADALSIWFGTDSWDQIGSVGVLSVERIGALLANEAPQLNEVGKKRSAKSKTHINDPAKDPGFRESIIDEMRAQKDKELQALITESQLRGQFETIV, from the exons ATGAAAGGGCAATTTTTTCATACAGGTTTACAATTCTTTAAGagaatttcgaaaatgtttgAGAAACGAGATAACAAGCAAGCTGGCGATAAACGTGAGACCATACAGGAAATCGCAATTAAACTAGCCGAGGAGCAATTGCGTACGCTGCAGCTAGAGAGTGGACCTAAAGAGCGCACCGTTTTCGTGCTGGGCAGCAGAGGTGCC GGCAAATCTACGGCGCTGCATAAATTCTTTGAACGCGAGGACAATCCGCGACCCACACTTGCTTTGGAGTATTCTTATGGGCGACGCACGAGTGGCACACAAAAACAGGTGCTAAATATTTGGGAGCTCGGCGCTTTGGACAATGCAGAACAATTGATTTCTGTGCCTTTGCGCACGCATGGACTCGAAAATTTTGCGGCCATTATAATGTTGGATCTCTCGCAGCCGAAACGTGTTTGGCCGGAATTGGAGCGCATTTATCAAGCGTTACGTAGCACAAGCAGTAAACTGTTGAGCCCGGATGAGGAACAAATGTATCGCGAGCGCATGGCAGATCGTCTCAAAAAGGATCACAACGATTTGGAGTGTCTCGAGCTGATGTCATTCCCAATAGTTATAGTTGGTGGCAAATATGATTTGTTCAAAGATTTCG ACGCCGAGCTGAAACAACATATTTGCCATTGTCTGCGCTCCATGGCGCATCTGATAGGCGGCAGCGTGCTTTTCTATTCCAATAAAATACCCAAACTAGCGAAAACACTACGCGATACCATAAGTCACTTGGGTTTCGGTAGTCCTACGCATCCATTTCGCTCACATGTGACCGACAGCGCGGATGCGCTATCCATTTGGTTCGGCACCGATAGTTGGGATCAGATTGGCAGCGTTGGTGTGCTGAGTGTAGAACGTATCGGCGCGCTATTGGCCAACGAGGCGCCACAGTTGAATGAAGTGGGAAAAAAACGTTCTGCAAAATCGAAAACACATATCAATGATCCAGCCAAGGATCCAGGGTTTCGTGAGAGCATCATCGATGAGATGCGCGCGCAGAAGGATAAAGAGCTGCAAGCGCTTATTACGGAATCACAATTACGTGGACAGTTCGAGACAATTGTTTGA
- the scat gene encoding vacuolar protein sorting-associated protein 54, producing the protein MATTENTGTTPLNSGDDVVEITKGGGTHIGVTKQMSGASTLSANVTRCWETCYYCPCETFKISADFVKHLRERHCTREGGSYVCRYGFNGVCPSLPLDGVSDRDYDAHVAKYHVNQLTRELPPEWSVFSAAQNLPAVLNDPSRGKQSNLFTKKWGDNFVEKTYIPHTPRLPEITYADFDKYIAKIGKRYRRHERMCAQQTPAALAEREAKTPTSPTHNVSLSAIPDIFLKEQLNLNHPTTFALVFPSISANTSEENKQSGRVLQEQLSHYLDIVEVKIAHQVSQKSAAFFHAMTSQDAIMAEMKEAASNVRELRASLRTLHQSAVVDSFRVMRFAQRRQNFEETLDKLSLMATVHKTQPMLQLLLGTQDYVAALDLIGTTQEILTQELIGIHCFKHLPMQLNEMEKLIDKMLTTEFERYATADLNRPLCDVLNETDSVCAEEDKLVCIVMGLLRKKNFSFVTTYKDEAIVTIRAIIKQLVIEVIASSDAEICLTGAGEEAQSLTISEWITLLKEATVALLTVLQRIRAVTGIMRQTTDAAAGGAVNGAQEGAVNLIDSEAFLTSTDHANVTERLDELLVAVCNYCHERCANLVSTQSLERTIATADEIEQLTAIVDEFSAGCEEICGAPSVPLKVAAKVQASRFANHFHTERKRKLALLLDSERWRQVDIPNEFQKIIDRMGAQDFQQPASKSFAESLGATLNGHSNNNNSTSKPQANPVLLVEGKPFCLVSAALLLVQMLCDYCHCATRLPILASYLSRNVVDLLRTFNSRSCQLVIGAGAMRVAGLKTITSTNLALVSRALQLVLWLLPKIKSHFAAYDAHAVSGFDSIEKDFHSHIKEIETKIYGIVTERDSMQLEQWDARPPIPSQTFRNISRHMMKLHEAIAPILPEQQIHTIYGIVHRNFKDKLREQLLKLNIINNGGPQHGVVTSELTFYMETLRTLKALPPADLSDDILELIWTF; encoded by the exons ATGGCCACAACAGAAAACACTGGCACTACACCGCTAAATAGTGGAGATGATGTGGTCGAAATAACGAAAGGTGGTGGCACGCATATTGGTGTAACGAAACAGATGTCAGGTGCATCAACGTTATCAGCAAATGTGACACGCTGTTGGGAAACATGTTACTATTGCCCATGTGAAACGTTCAAAATTTCAGCCGATTTTGTcaa GCACTTACGTGAGCGGCATTGCACGCGTGAAGGTGGCTCGTATGTTTGCCGTTATGGTTTCAATGGCGTATGTCCTTCGCTGCCGCTGGATGGTGTGTCAGATCGTGATTACGATGCACATGTAGCTAAATATCATGTGAATCAGCTGACACGTGAGCTACCACCGGAATGGTCCGTATTTTCTGCGGCACAAAATCTACCAGCTGTGCTCAACGATCCATCACGTGGTAAACAAAGCAATCTCTTCACAAAAAAGTGGGGCGACAATTTCGTAGAGAAAACATATATACCGCACACGCCACGTTTGCCTGAGATTACCTATGCAGATTTCGATAAATACATAGCGAAAATTGGTAAACGTTATAGGCGGCATGAACGCATGTGTGCGCAGCAAACACCAGCCGCTTTGGCTGAACGTGAAGCTAAAACGCCAACCTCACCAACACACAACGTCAGCCTTAGCGCCATACCggatatatttcttaaagaaCAATTGAATTTGAATCATCCAACGACTTTTGCGCTTGTATTCCCAAGTATTAGTGCCAACACCAGCGAGGAGAATAAACAGTCTGGTCGTGTTTTGCAAGAACAATTATCGCATTATTTAGACATTGTCGAGGTGAAAATAGCGCATCAAGTGTCACAGAAATCCGCCGCATTTTTTCACGCCATGACCTCACAAGACGCCATTATGGCTGAAATGAAGGAGGCGGCCAGCAATGTACGTGAATTGCGTGCCTCATTGCGCACGCTACACCAATCTGCGGTGGTTGACTCATTTCGTGTGATGCGTTTCGCGCAGCGTCGACAAAACTTTGAGGAAACACTTGATAAGCTCAGCCTTATGGCGACTGTGCATAAAACGCAACCAATGTTGCAACTACTGCTAGGCACGCAGGATTATGTGGCAGCGTTAGATCTTATAG GCACCACTCAGGAAATTCTAACGCAAGAGCTCATAGGCATACACTGCTTCAAGCATCTCCCCATGCAACTAAACGAAATGGAAAAGCTTATCGACAAAATGCTCACAACTGAATTCGAGCGTTATGCTACGGCTGACCTCAACCGACCGCTATGTGATGTGCTCAACGAAACGGACAGCGTATGCGCAGAGGAGGACAAACTGGTGTGCATAGTCATGGGTTTGCtgcgcaaaaagaatttctcctTTGTCACGACATACAAGGACGAAGCGATTGTAACCATACGTGCCATCATCAAGCAGCTCGTAATCGAGGTGATAGCATCCAGCGATGCGGAAATATGTCTGACCGGTGCCGGCGAAGAGGCACAAAGTCTTACGATCAGCGAATGGATTACGCTGCTAAAGGAGGCCACTGTGGCACTGCTAACTGTGCTACAACGCATACGCGCCGTGACGGGCATAATGCGGCAGACAACGGATGCAGCTGCTGGCGGCGCGGTGAACGGCGCGCAAGAAGGCGCTGTCAATCTAATAGACTCGGAAGCATTTCTAACGTCAACAGATCATGCAAATGTAACGGAGCGTTTGGATGAGCTGCTGGTGGCGGTGTGCAACTATTGTCATGAGCGTTGCGCGAATCTGGTGTCAACGCAAAGTTTGGAGCGCACTATAGCGACGGCGGATGAGATCGAACAGTTGACCGCAATTGTGGATGAGTTTAGTGCGGGTTGTGAGGAGATTTGTGGCGCGCCCAGCGTGCCGCTAAAg GTCGCCGCCAAAGTGCAAGCCTCACGCTTCGCCAATCACTTTCACACTGAGCGCAAGCGCAAACTTGCTTTACTGCTCGATTCGGAGCGTTGGCGGCAAGTCGACATACCCAATGAATTCCAAAAGATTATCGATCGCATGGGCGCGCAAGACTTCCAGCAGCCGGCGAGCAAGTCTTTTGCCGAAAGCCTAGGCGCCACACTAAATGGacacagtaacaacaacaatagcactAGCAAGCCACAAGCCAACCCGGTGCTGCTCGTCGAAGGCAAACCGTTTTGTCTAGTCAGCGCCGCGCTGCTGCTGGTGCAAATGCTCTGCGATTACTGTCACTGCGCCACGCGTCTACCCATACTGGCGAGCTATTTGTCGCGCAACGTTGTCGATTTGCTGCGCACCTTCAATTCACGCTCCTGCCAACTGGTCATTGGCGCCGGTGCCATGCGCGTAGCTGGCCTCAAAACCATAACCAGCACCAATTTGGCATTGGTTTCGCGCGCGCTACAACTTGTGCTCTGGCTCTTGCCGAAAATCAAGTCACATTTCGCCGCTTACGACGCGCACGCCGTGTCGGGTTTTGATTCGATCGAAAAGGATTTTCACAGTCACATCAAAGaaattgaaactaaaatttACGGCATCGTTACGGAGCGCGACTCCATGCAACTGGAACAATGGGATGCGCGTCCGCCGATACCGTCGCAAACGTTTCGTAATATTTCGCGTCATATGATGAAGTTGCACGAGGCGATCGCGCCCATACTACCCGAACAGCAGATACACACGATCTACGGCATTGTGCATCGCAATTTTAAGGATAAGCTGAGAGAGCAACTCTTGAAATTGAACATCATCAATAACGGTGGACCGCAACATGGCGTGGTGACGTCAGAGTTGACATTTTATATGGAGACATTGCGCACATTGAAGGCGTTGCCGCCAGCAGATTTGAGCGACGACATACTGGAGCTGATATGGACGTTCTAA
- the FucTB gene encoding alpha-(1,3)-fucosyltransferase B translates to MSYWWPFRSRYLPLTFGKRALLLFIFLSCLTMIWYFGCNRYPLCKRDKLARTDGNTPCIVLWWTNIGAEKITFDDILCGYNTCAVTSNRKYLPQAKAILFYASSLNWHDLPLPRQPDQIWALLHEESPRNVLEFLFEETLQHFNYTSTFSRYSDFPLTINALPNITEITNPKYVVTIGRKNVARNNLAPILFLQSDCSTMSARTNYVEELMQYVSIDSYGSCLNNRQMPERLQNDFLNKLNSEDMYRFIGQYKFMISIENGVCEDYITEKYWRPLIAGTVPIYFGSPSIRDWEPHNHSTIYISDYQSPKELAKYILELDSNDSEYVKYLQHKYNQIMPITNQRLIEEFYVRTEDAMFFTKFACQVVQALWAQNAKTKMANRLHYNCPLPLPYPAMERPPTEIHSWNSLIKRANCMAKSIDEFLRINRVFTERELHDLTDAKFENELC, encoded by the exons atgagttaCTGGTGGCCCTTTAGAAGCAGATATTTGCCGCTGACGTTTGGAAAGCGTGCGCTGCTGCTGTTTATATTCCTGAGCTGCTTAACTATGATATGGTACTTTGGG TGTAATAGATATCCTCTATGCAAGCGTGATAAGCTTGCACGCACTGATGGCAACACGCCATGCATTGTGCTTTGGTGGACTAATATTGGTGCTGAAAAAATTACTTTCGATGATATTCTATGTGGCTACAATACATGCGCCGTCACCAGCAATCGCAAATACTTGCCGCAGGCGAAG GCTATACTCTTTTATGCGAGTTCACTCAATTGGCACGACTTACCATTGCCACGTCAGCCCGATCAAATTTGGGCTTTACTGCATGAAGAATCACCACGCAACGTTTTGGAATTTTTGTTTGAGGAAACGTTGCAACATTTCAATTACACATCAACTTTTAGTCGCTACAGTGATTTTCCGTTAACCATAAATGCACTACccaatataaccgaaataaccAATCCAAAATATGTGGTGACAATTGGTCGCAAAAATGTTGCACGCAATAATTTAGCGCCTATACTATTTCTACAATCGGATTGTTCCACAATGTCGGCGCGCACAAATTATGTAGAGGAGCTAATGCAGTACGTTTCAATCGACTCGTATGGCAGTTGTTTAAATAATCGACAAATGCCGGAGCG TTTACAAAACGATTTCTTAAACAAACTAAATTCTGAGGACATGTACCGCTTCATCGGACAGTATAAATTTATGATCAGTATTGAAAATGGTGTCTGTGAAGACTATATAACTGAAAAGTATTGGCGTCCGCTAATTGCCGGCACTGTACCCATTTACTTTGGTTCACCATCGATACGC GATTGGGAGCCACACAATCACTCAACCATCTATATAAGCGACTATCAGAGTCCCAAAGAACTGGCTAAATATATACTGGAATTGGATAGTAATGATAGTGAATATGTTAAATACTTACAACATAAGTACAATCAAATTATGCCCATCACTAATCAACGCTTAATTGAAGAATTCTACGTGCGCACCGAAGATGCGATGTTTTTCACCAAATTCGCTTGTCAAGTGGTGCAAGCTTTATgggcgcaaaatgccaaaacgAAAATGGCCAATCGTTTGCACTATAATTGCCCGCTGCCGCTACCATATCCAGCAATGGAAAGACCTCCCACTGAAATACACTCCTGGAACAGTCTTATAAAGCGCGCGAATTGCATGGCGAAGAGCATAGACGAGTTTTTGCGCATAAATCGCGTATTTACCGAAAGAGAATTGCACGATTTGACGGATGCGAAATTTGAAAACGAATTGTGCTAG
- the LOC106619518 gene encoding alpha-(1,3)-fucosyltransferase B isoform X2: MKCSIHKYQLWNFKCRPCGKRFVLFCCVIAAGALLLLYLWYQLSKSDKLDISGPRLLLWWTDYNETLYYRNIYCGYFVCTITNDRQRLAEAKVILFYGSRINAHDMPLPRHAYQLWALLQDESPQNAPYLFYQQFLHHFNYTSTFSRASDFPLTLRSLHNPKELILRTYFRALRYRSFIPVLFMQDNCATLSGRENYVRELMTHVPVHSCGECLRNADSPRRETDVLRFVSGFKFIIAFEDAICDDYITATYWQALIVGAIPIYFGSPTIRDWEPFNHSAIYVSDFESPEALADFIYELDADETAFAEYMQHKFNVEEPITNKRLLKALLWHYNFNILKKFENFEKFEKEICTEINSRREKPISKIVNQTHFNCPLPQRLPATLKNYTEHVHQWKANFAVSQCVVRLLDRLLQRNAPYAPKNFTEKLKQLVGWGAC; encoded by the exons atgaaatgctCAATACACAAATATCAGTTGTGGAATTTCAAGTGTCGGCCATGTGGCAAACGTTTTGTGTTGTTCTGCTGTGTAATTGCCGCAGGTGCTTTATTATTG cTTTATCTTTGGTATCAGTTGTCAAAAAGTGACAAGTTAGACATTTCTGGACCACGCCTGCTGCTTTGGTGGACCGATTACAATGAAACGCTCTATTATCGCAATATCTATTGCGGTTATTTCGTGTGCACGATAACCAATGATCGACAGCGACTTGCCGAGGCGAAG GTCATACTCTTCTATGGCAGTCGCATAAACGCCCACGATATGCCTTTGCCGCGCCACGCTTATCAATTGTGGGCCTTACTGCAGGATGAGTCGCCGCAAAATGCACCTTATTTATTTTACCAACAATTTTTGCATCATTTCAATTATACTTCGACATTTAGTCGTGCTAGCGATTTTCCGCTGACCTTGCGTTCGTTACACAATCCGAAAGAGTTGATTTTGCGCACATATTTCAGGGCGCTGCGCTATCGCAGCTTTATACCGGTGTTATTTATGCAAGATAATTGTGCGACATTGTCGGGTCGTGAGAATTATGTGCGCGAATTGATGACGCATGTGCCGGTACATTCATGTGGCGAGTGTCTGCGTAATGCGGATTCGCCGAG GCGTGAAACCGATGTTCTGCGTTTTGTTTCTGGATTTAAATTCATAATAGCCTTCGAAGATGCCATTTGTGATGATTACATAACAGCTACATACTGGCAGGCACTAATAGTGGGTGCCATACCCATATATTTTGGCTCACCTACAATACGG GACTGGGAACCGTTCAATCACTCCGCCATTTACGTTTCAGACTTTGAAAGTCCCGAAGCTTTAGCCGATTTTATTTACGAACTGGACGCTGATGAGACAGCCTTTGCCGAGTATATGCAACACAAATTCAATGTCGAGGAGCCGATAACAAATAAACGCTTACTTAAAGCTTTGCTTTGGCATTacaattttaacattttgaagaaatttgagaattttgaaaaattcgaaaaagaaATCTGCACCGAGATTAATAGTCGGAGAGAGAAGCCAATTTCGAAGATTGTAAATCAAACGCACTTCAATTGCCCTTTGCCACAACGCTTGCCCGCAACGCTGAAGAATTACACAGAACACGTACATCAGTGGAAAGCTAATTTTGCCGTTAGCCAGTGTGTTGTGCGCCTGCTGGATAGATTGTTGCAGCGGAATGCACCGTATGCGCCGAAAAATTTTACAGAGAAGTTGAAGCAGCTGGTTGGTTGGGGCGCTTGTTGA
- the LOC106619518 gene encoding alpha-(1,3)-fucosyltransferase B isoform X1, translated as MKCSIHKYQLWNFKCRPCGKRFVLFCCVIAAGALLLLYLWYQLSKSDKLDISGPRLLLWWTDYNETLYYRNIYCGYFVCTITNDRQRLAEAKVILFYGSRINAHDMPLPRHAYQLWALLQDESPQNAPYLFYQQFLHHFNYTSTFSRASDFPLTLRSLHNPKELILRTYFRALRYRSFIPVLFMQDNCATLSGRENYVRELMTHVPVHSCGECLRNADSPSFRRETDVLRFVSGFKFIIAFEDAICDDYITATYWQALIVGAIPIYFGSPTIRDWEPFNHSAIYVSDFESPEALADFIYELDADETAFAEYMQHKFNVEEPITNKRLLKALLWHYNFNILKKFENFEKFEKEICTEINSRREKPISKIVNQTHFNCPLPQRLPATLKNYTEHVHQWKANFAVSQCVVRLLDRLLQRNAPYAPKNFTEKLKQLVGWGAC; from the exons atgaaatgctCAATACACAAATATCAGTTGTGGAATTTCAAGTGTCGGCCATGTGGCAAACGTTTTGTGTTGTTCTGCTGTGTAATTGCCGCAGGTGCTTTATTATTG cTTTATCTTTGGTATCAGTTGTCAAAAAGTGACAAGTTAGACATTTCTGGACCACGCCTGCTGCTTTGGTGGACCGATTACAATGAAACGCTCTATTATCGCAATATCTATTGCGGTTATTTCGTGTGCACGATAACCAATGATCGACAGCGACTTGCCGAGGCGAAG GTCATACTCTTCTATGGCAGTCGCATAAACGCCCACGATATGCCTTTGCCGCGCCACGCTTATCAATTGTGGGCCTTACTGCAGGATGAGTCGCCGCAAAATGCACCTTATTTATTTTACCAACAATTTTTGCATCATTTCAATTATACTTCGACATTTAGTCGTGCTAGCGATTTTCCGCTGACCTTGCGTTCGTTACACAATCCGAAAGAGTTGATTTTGCGCACATATTTCAGGGCGCTGCGCTATCGCAGCTTTATACCGGTGTTATTTATGCAAGATAATTGTGCGACATTGTCGGGTCGTGAGAATTATGTGCGCGAATTGATGACGCATGTGCCGGTACATTCATGTGGCGAGTGTCTGCGTAATGCGGATTCGCCGAG TTTTAGGCGTGAAACCGATGTTCTGCGTTTTGTTTCTGGATTTAAATTCATAATAGCCTTCGAAGATGCCATTTGTGATGATTACATAACAGCTACATACTGGCAGGCACTAATAGTGGGTGCCATACCCATATATTTTGGCTCACCTACAATACGG GACTGGGAACCGTTCAATCACTCCGCCATTTACGTTTCAGACTTTGAAAGTCCCGAAGCTTTAGCCGATTTTATTTACGAACTGGACGCTGATGAGACAGCCTTTGCCGAGTATATGCAACACAAATTCAATGTCGAGGAGCCGATAACAAATAAACGCTTACTTAAAGCTTTGCTTTGGCATTacaattttaacattttgaagaaatttgagaattttgaaaaattcgaaaaagaaATCTGCACCGAGATTAATAGTCGGAGAGAGAAGCCAATTTCGAAGATTGTAAATCAAACGCACTTCAATTGCCCTTTGCCACAACGCTTGCCCGCAACGCTGAAGAATTACACAGAACACGTACATCAGTGGAAAGCTAATTTTGCCGTTAGCCAGTGTGTTGTGCGCCTGCTGGATAGATTGTTGCAGCGGAATGCACCGTATGCGCCGAAAAATTTTACAGAGAAGTTGAAGCAGCTGGTTGGTTGGGGCGCTTGTTGA